From a region of the Sulfuriferula plumbiphila genome:
- the tnpA gene encoding IS200/IS605 family transposase, whose amino-acid sequence MEYRYGSHTVFQIEYHFVWVTKYRYKVLSGEVAERVRELVRETCEAFEIRIVKGVVSKDHVHILGSCPPTMAPSEIMRRIKGRTSSKLFEEFPHLKKKYWGRHFWARGYFCATVGQMTEEMIEQYLEHHFEPRPNDDFKMEPD is encoded by the coding sequence GTGGAATACAGATACGGCAGTCATACGGTATTTCAAATAGAGTACCACTTTGTATGGGTAACGAAGTACCGCTACAAAGTGCTGAGCGGAGAGGTTGCGGAGCGAGTTCGAGAACTGGTGAGAGAGACCTGCGAAGCCTTTGAGATCAGGATAGTAAAGGGTGTGGTGAGCAAGGATCACGTGCACATACTGGGCAGTTGTCCGCCGACCATGGCGCCGAGCGAAATCATGAGGCGGATCAAGGGGCGCACATCGAGCAAGCTGTTCGAAGAGTTTCCGCACCTGAAAAAGAAATATTGGGGTCGGCATTTCTGGGCAAGAGGGTACTTCTGTGCCACGGTAGGCCAGATGACGGAAGAAATGATAGAGCAGTATTTGGAACATCACTTTGAGCCGAGACCGAACGATGATTTCAAAATGGAACCCGATTAA
- the yacG gene encoding DNA gyrase inhibitor YacG produces the protein MKKPVTVTCPTCGALVEWTAQNKFRPFCSERCRLIDLGQWAAEGYRIPDTGKRESENTDLDNEG, from the coding sequence GTGAAAAAGCCAGTTACCGTCACCTGTCCGACTTGCGGCGCCCTGGTGGAATGGACAGCGCAAAACAAATTTAGGCCATTTTGCTCGGAACGCTGTCGCTTGATCGATTTAGGGCAATGGGCTGCTGAGGGCTATCGCATCCCCGACACCGGCAAGCGCGAGTCAGAAAATACCGATCTCGATAACGAAGGCTAG
- the rpiA gene encoding ribose-5-phosphate isomerase RpiA, whose product MKQDELKQAVARAAIDYVPQGIIGVGTGSTANFFIDELATIRGRFEAAVASSEATAQRLKNHGIQVLDLNSVGELEIYVDGADEITRHMHMIKGGGGALTREKIVAACSKKFICLADDSKLVEVLGKFPLPVEVIPMAQSHVARELVKLGGQPVLRTGFTTDNGNVILDVHNLAITNPVELEKQINQIVGVVTNGLFAQRPADILLLGTADGVKTMQAG is encoded by the coding sequence ATGAAGCAGGATGAGCTGAAACAGGCTGTCGCGCGTGCCGCGATTGATTATGTTCCACAAGGAATTATCGGCGTGGGAACGGGTTCCACCGCCAATTTTTTTATTGATGAACTGGCCACAATCAGAGGCCGTTTCGAAGCCGCGGTGGCAAGCTCCGAAGCCACTGCACAGCGCCTGAAAAACCATGGTATTCAGGTACTCGATCTGAACAGCGTGGGCGAACTGGAAATTTATGTGGACGGTGCCGACGAAATCACGCGTCACATGCACATGATCAAGGGCGGTGGCGGTGCGCTTACCCGCGAAAAAATCGTCGCTGCGTGCAGCAAAAAATTCATCTGCCTGGCGGATGACTCCAAACTGGTGGAGGTGCTCGGCAAGTTTCCGCTGCCTGTCGAAGTCATTCCCATGGCACAGAGCCATGTGGCGCGCGAGCTAGTCAAACTGGGCGGTCAACCCGTGCTGCGCACAGGCTTCACCACCGACAACGGCAATGTGATTCTGGATGTGCACAATCTTGCCATCACCAACCCGGTGGAGCTGGAAAAACAAATCAACCAGATCGTTGGCGTGGTCACCAACGGTCTGTTTGCCCAACGCCCTGCCGATATACTGCTGCTGGGCACCGCCGACGGGGTCAAAACCATGCAGGCGGGCTAG
- the ilvA gene encoding threonine ammonia-lyase, biosynthetic, with product MSTAHAPNDYLVRILTSRVYDVAIESPLERAPNLSARMGNQLWLKREDLQSVFSFKLRGAYNKISGLSRQALVAGVITASAGNHAQGVALAAQKLGCRATIVMPLPTPQIKVSAVRARGAEVVLHGDSYDEAYAHARALAQESGATYVHAYDDPDVIAGQGTVAMEILRQHGGHIDAVFVPVGGGGLIAGVAVYIKTLKPEIKVIGVEPEDADAMACSLEQHERVLLSQVGLFADGVAVKQVGKETFRLASQYVDEVIRVDNDAICAAIKDVFEDTRSILEPSGALSIAGAKLWCTREAVTDKTVVAIASGANMNFERLRYISERAELGEQREAVLAVTIPETPGSFKAFCTLLGARNITEFNYRYSDNSDAHVFAGVQVASRDEATQLVAMLKDNGLVAVDLTDNEMAKLHVRHLVGGHAPQVEYERVFRFEFPERPGALMRFLNSIGHHWNISLFHYRNHGADYGRVLVGIQVPPEDHASFQASLDQVGYRYWDESQNPAYTLFLS from the coding sequence ATGTCAACCGCACACGCACCCAACGATTACCTGGTTCGCATCCTCACCTCCCGTGTCTACGACGTTGCCATCGAGTCCCCGCTCGAGCGCGCGCCCAATCTGTCGGCGCGCATGGGTAACCAGCTATGGTTGAAGCGTGAGGATTTGCAGTCAGTATTTTCGTTCAAGCTGCGCGGGGCTTACAACAAGATTTCCGGTTTGTCCAGACAGGCGCTGGTGGCGGGAGTGATTACTGCATCTGCCGGCAACCATGCCCAGGGCGTCGCGCTGGCTGCGCAGAAGCTGGGCTGCCGCGCCACCATCGTCATGCCGCTGCCCACGCCGCAGATCAAGGTCAGCGCGGTCAGGGCGCGCGGCGCCGAGGTGGTCTTGCATGGCGATTCCTACGATGAGGCTTATGCGCATGCGCGTGCGCTGGCACAGGAAAGCGGCGCCACCTATGTGCACGCCTACGATGACCCGGACGTGATTGCCGGACAGGGTACGGTTGCCATGGAAATCCTGCGCCAGCACGGCGGCCACATTGACGCAGTGTTTGTGCCGGTAGGTGGTGGCGGCTTGATAGCAGGGGTGGCCGTGTATATCAAGACGCTCAAACCGGAGATCAAGGTGATCGGCGTGGAGCCAGAAGACGCCGATGCCATGGCGTGCTCGCTGGAACAGCATGAACGGGTATTGCTGAGCCAGGTAGGACTGTTTGCTGACGGCGTGGCGGTGAAGCAGGTGGGTAAGGAAACCTTTCGCCTGGCCAGCCAGTATGTGGATGAAGTCATCCGTGTGGACAATGACGCCATCTGCGCGGCGATCAAGGATGTATTCGAGGATACCCGTTCCATCCTGGAGCCGTCCGGTGCATTAAGCATAGCCGGCGCCAAGCTGTGGTGCACGCGCGAAGCCGTCACTGACAAAACCGTGGTGGCGATTGCCAGCGGTGCCAACATGAATTTCGAGCGTCTGCGTTATATTTCCGAGCGTGCCGAACTGGGCGAGCAGCGCGAGGCCGTGCTGGCGGTAACCATTCCCGAGACACCCGGCAGCTTCAAGGCATTTTGCACGTTGCTGGGTGCGCGCAATATTACCGAATTCAACTACCGTTACTCGGATAACAGCGACGCCCACGTATTTGCCGGCGTGCAGGTGGCCAGCCGCGACGAGGCTACGCAACTGGTTGCCATGCTCAAGGACAACGGTCTTGTTGCAGTGGATTTGACGGACAACGAAATGGCCAAGCTGCATGTGCGCCATCTGGTTGGCGGCCACGCGCCGCAGGTTGAATACGAGCGGGTGTTTCGTTTCGAATTCCCGGAACGCCCCGGCGCACTGATGCGTTTTCTCAACAGCATTGGCCACCACTGGAACATCAGCCTGTTCCACTACCGCAATCATGGGGCTGATTATGGCCGCGTGCTGGTGGGCATCCAGGTGCCGCCGGAAGATCATGCGAGTTTTCAGGCATCGCTGGATCAGGTGGGTTATCGCTACTGGGACGAAAGCCAGAATCCTGCTTATACGCTGTTTCTGAGTTAA
- a CDS encoding transglycosylase SLT domain-containing protein, whose translation MENRVKYLLRPGAGLRAALAVAVLCLGLLPLPGYADDNADFLAAREAFRTGKTQLLPGYAERLKGSILLPYIQYWALSARLKDASADEIRDFMARNTDSVLSDRLRGDWLRLLGKNQDWTTFLAEYPLLVKSDVSLQCYAIRGRIAQGETLALKDGVALWFTGKDLPEACTPLFEKLIADQLISHEDIWQRFRLALESGNPGVAKSVLAYFPKQQQPDARLVDTVTARPERLLGKPNLDLDSRVERELAIYAIARLARSDARNAAQLWEAIRADFSVSDQRYVWGQLGLYGARQHLRDALGWFDRAGVDGMNDDLLAWKAREALRVGNWSVVQAAILQMSDSARAEPAWRYWLARAYKLHNKLFQANALLASLSREHNFYGLLAEEELGAALGAQTINFKVGSDEVAAMGRVPAIARALALYRLDLRTDANHEWIWATRNFDDRRLLAAAELARQNDWYDRAINTADRTQQLHDFDLRFLAPYRDIAHKYAKEYRLDEAWVYGLMRQESRFVSRAKSGVGASGLMQVMPATARWIASKLGIRHFQADSIHGLDTNMQFGMYYLKTIQQSLDGSLVLATAAYNAGPGRARRWCGGQALEGAIYAESIPFGETRDYVKKVMANAIYYARSFGQPGQSLKARLGSIAGVAVPPLCGGADENAPACDN comes from the coding sequence GTGGAGAATAGGGTCAAATATCTGTTGCGCCCGGGCGCAGGTTTGCGCGCAGCGCTGGCCGTTGCGGTGCTTTGCCTGGGGCTGCTGCCGCTGCCTGGATATGCGGACGACAATGCCGATTTCCTGGCTGCGCGCGAAGCCTTTCGCACCGGCAAAACCCAATTGCTACCCGGGTACGCTGAGCGCCTCAAAGGTTCTATCCTGCTGCCTTACATTCAATACTGGGCGTTATCGGCACGCCTGAAAGACGCGAGCGCAGACGAAATTCGCGATTTCATGGCGCGCAATACCGACAGCGTGCTGTCTGACAGGCTGCGTGGCGATTGGCTGCGGCTGCTTGGGAAAAATCAGGACTGGACAACTTTTCTGGCCGAATACCCCTTGCTGGTCAAATCCGACGTGAGTCTGCAGTGTTATGCCATACGTGGCCGCATCGCGCAGGGCGAGACGCTGGCGCTGAAGGATGGCGTGGCGCTGTGGTTCACCGGCAAGGACCTGCCAGAGGCGTGCACACCATTGTTCGAAAAACTGATCGCCGACCAGCTGATCAGCCATGAAGACATCTGGCAGCGCTTCCGTCTGGCGCTTGAATCCGGCAACCCGGGTGTGGCGAAATCGGTGCTTGCCTATTTTCCCAAACAGCAGCAACCGGATGCGCGGCTGGTGGATACGGTGACCGCCAGGCCTGAGCGGCTGCTGGGCAAGCCCAATCTGGACCTGGATAGCCGTGTCGAGCGCGAACTGGCGATCTATGCAATTGCGCGTCTGGCCCGCAGCGATGCACGCAATGCGGCGCAGCTCTGGGAAGCGATCCGTGCCGATTTTTCCGTGTCCGATCAGCGCTATGTATGGGGGCAGTTGGGGCTGTATGGCGCACGCCAGCATCTCCGCGACGCGTTGGGCTGGTTTGACCGTGCCGGCGTCGACGGCATGAATGATGACCTGCTGGCATGGAAGGCACGCGAGGCACTGCGAGTGGGTAACTGGAGTGTGGTGCAGGCGGCCATTCTGCAAATGAGCGATAGCGCCCGCGCTGAACCGGCGTGGCGTTACTGGCTGGCGCGCGCCTACAAGCTGCACAACAAGCTGTTTCAGGCCAATGCATTATTGGCATCGCTATCGCGCGAGCACAATTTCTATGGACTGCTGGCGGAAGAAGAGCTGGGTGCCGCACTGGGTGCGCAAACAATTAATTTTAAAGTCGGCAGTGATGAAGTCGCGGCGATGGGGCGCGTACCGGCGATTGCCCGGGCGCTCGCCCTGTACAGGCTGGATTTGCGTACCGATGCCAATCATGAATGGATCTGGGCAACGCGCAATTTTGATGACCGGCGCCTGCTCGCCGCTGCCGAGCTGGCGCGGCAGAACGACTGGTATGACCGCGCCATCAATACCGCCGATCGCACCCAGCAGCTGCACGACTTTGACCTGCGCTTTTTGGCACCCTATCGGGACATTGCCCACAAATACGCCAAAGAATATAGGCTGGACGAGGCCTGGGTATACGGTCTGATGCGCCAGGAGAGCCGCTTTGTGTCGCGTGCCAAGTCCGGAGTGGGCGCTTCCGGCCTGATGCAGGTGATGCCGGCGACGGCACGCTGGATCGCCAGCAAACTGGGTATCCGCCATTTTCAGGCGGACAGCATCCACGGACTGGATACCAACATGCAGTTTGGCATGTACTACCTGAAAACCATTCAGCAAAGCCTGGATGGCTCTCTGGTGCTGGCGACCGCGGCCTACAATGCGGGGCCCGGCAGAGCACGACGCTGGTGCGGCGGGCAGGCGCTGGAGGGCGCGATTTATGCGGAGAGCATTCCTTTTGGCGAAACCCGCGATTACGTCAAGAAAGTCATGGCCAATGCCATCTATTACGCGCGCAGTTTCGGTCAGCCGGGACAGTCGCTCAAGGCGCGGCTGGGTAGCATAGCCGGGGTGGCAGTCCCACCGCTGTGCGGCGGAGCGGATGAAAATGCTCCGGCCTGCGACAACTGA
- a CDS encoding complex I NDUFA9 subunit family protein, which yields MKFNNICVLGGSGFVGANIVRMLAAQGRSVRVLTRNRERAKDLIVLPGVDVIDADIHDPAQLKQHFHGMDAIINLVGILHETHPGRIDKPAARRGDFQHVHIELPRKLIHACTENGIQRLLHMSALGASGTSRSAYQRSKGIGEALVREAGMAHSDNERWYLDGPKFVRGARLYTTIFRPSVIFGRGDSFLTLFAGLAQTFPIIPLANAHARFQPVWVEDVARAYVNALDDTASFGQTYDLCGPKVYTLEELVELAGQTVGAHPRIIALCDRMSYLQAWAMEFKPGKKIMTRDNYYAMQVDNICSGEFPPPSGYKPAALEAVAAEYLDDSHPRGRYQAFRNRAGR from the coding sequence ATGAAATTCAATAATATCTGTGTGTTGGGCGGCAGCGGGTTTGTCGGAGCCAATATTGTGCGCATGCTGGCCGCGCAAGGACGCAGTGTGCGCGTACTCACGCGTAACCGCGAGCGCGCCAAAGACCTGATCGTATTGCCTGGCGTGGATGTGATCGACGCAGATATCCACGACCCGGCGCAACTCAAGCAGCATTTTCATGGCATGGATGCGATCATCAATCTGGTCGGCATCCTGCACGAGACTCATCCGGGACGCATCGACAAACCCGCCGCGCGGCGGGGTGATTTTCAGCATGTGCACATCGAGCTGCCGCGCAAGCTTATCCATGCCTGCACCGAAAACGGCATCCAGCGTCTGTTGCACATGAGCGCACTGGGCGCTTCCGGCACCTCCCGCAGCGCCTATCAGCGCTCCAAGGGGATAGGTGAGGCGCTGGTGCGCGAAGCCGGTATGGCGCATTCGGATAATGAACGCTGGTACCTGGATGGCCCCAAGTTCGTGCGGGGTGCCAGGCTCTACACCACGATTTTTCGGCCTTCGGTGATCTTTGGCCGGGGTGACAGTTTCCTCACCCTGTTTGCCGGGCTGGCGCAGACTTTTCCGATCATCCCGCTGGCCAATGCCCACGCCCGTTTTCAGCCGGTATGGGTGGAGGATGTGGCGCGCGCGTATGTCAATGCGCTGGACGACACCGCCAGCTTCGGCCAGACCTATGACTTGTGCGGTCCCAAGGTCTACACCCTGGAGGAACTGGTGGAATTGGCCGGGCAGACGGTAGGCGCACATCCGCGCATCATTGCGCTGTGCGACAGGATGTCGTACTTGCAGGCATGGGCGATGGAATTCAAGCCGGGCAAAAAAATCATGACGCGCGACAATTACTACGCCATGCAAGTGGACAACATCTGCAGCGGTGAATTCCCGCCGCCCTCGGGCTACAAGCCCGCTGCGCTGGAGGCCGTCGCTGCCGAGTACCTCGACGACAGCCACCCGCGCGGGCGTTATCAGGCGTTCCGCAATCGCGCCGGGCGCTGA
- a CDS encoding multifunctional CCA addition/repair protein yields MQIYAVGGAVRDELLGLPVQDRDYVVVGSTPEAMARLGYQPVGRDFPVFLHPVTHDEYALARTERKTTRGYKGFEVSAAPAVTLEQDLARRDLTINAIAKAESGELVDPYGGCRDIEARVLRHVSAAFVEDPVRVLRVARFMARFTDFSVAPETMALMREMVSSGEVDHLVPERVWQELARGLMEAQPSRMFETLRACAALARIMPEVDRLFGVPQPPQYHPEIDTGIHVMLVVDYAAAQHYSLAVRFAALTHDLGKGTTPPGEWPRHHGHEARSVGLVKTLCQRVRVPNGCRDLALITARYHGDAHRALQLRPATILNMLEATDALRRPERFAQFLQACECDARGRPGFETCAYPAADHLRTALAAAQGVDAGAIARSGETNDVGERIRAARLQAIRHALGAAQDDDAPQS; encoded by the coding sequence ATGCAGATCTACGCGGTCGGCGGCGCAGTACGGGATGAATTGCTCGGCCTGCCCGTCCAAGACCGTGATTATGTGGTGGTGGGCAGTACGCCCGAGGCCATGGCACGGTTGGGTTACCAGCCGGTAGGCCGCGATTTTCCGGTATTCTTGCACCCCGTCACGCATGATGAATACGCGCTTGCCCGCACCGAGCGCAAGACGACCCGAGGTTATAAAGGATTCGAGGTCAGCGCCGCACCCGCGGTCACGCTGGAGCAGGATCTCGCCCGGCGCGACCTCACCATCAACGCCATCGCCAAGGCCGAGTCCGGCGAATTGGTCGATCCTTACGGCGGTTGCCGCGATATTGAGGCACGCGTATTGCGCCATGTCAGCGCTGCATTTGTTGAAGACCCGGTCAGGGTTTTGCGCGTGGCGCGTTTCATGGCACGTTTTACCGATTTTTCCGTCGCGCCCGAAACCATGGCGTTGATGCGCGAGATGGTCAGCAGCGGCGAAGTCGATCACCTGGTACCGGAGCGCGTCTGGCAGGAACTGGCGCGCGGCCTGATGGAAGCGCAGCCGTCGCGCATGTTCGAGACGCTGCGCGCCTGCGCTGCCCTGGCGCGGATCATGCCTGAAGTCGATCGGCTGTTCGGTGTGCCGCAACCGCCGCAATACCATCCCGAAATCGATACCGGTATCCACGTGATGCTGGTGGTGGACTACGCTGCTGCCCAGCATTACAGCCTGGCAGTGCGCTTTGCCGCGCTTACCCATGACCTGGGCAAGGGCACCACACCGCCCGGGGAATGGCCGCGCCATCACGGCCACGAGGCGCGCAGTGTGGGACTGGTCAAGACGCTATGCCAACGCGTCCGTGTGCCTAACGGGTGTCGTGATCTGGCGCTGATCACCGCTCGCTATCACGGCGACGCGCACCGCGCGTTACAATTGCGCCCTGCCACCATCCTCAACATGCTGGAAGCCACCGACGCCTTGCGCCGGCCGGAGCGCTTTGCGCAATTTCTGCAAGCCTGTGAGTGCGACGCACGCGGCCGGCCGGGTTTTGAAACCTGCGCCTATCCAGCGGCGGACCACCTGCGTACAGCACTGGCGGCGGCGCAGGGTGTGGATGCCGGAGCGATTGCGCGTAGCGGTGAAACGAACGATGTCGGGGAGCGAATCCGCGCCGCGCGTCTGCAGGCAATTCGTCATGCGCTGGGCGCGGCGCAGGACGACGATGCCCCGCAATCCTAG
- a CDS encoding glycine zipper 2TM domain-containing protein codes for MHTQKIIVSALLLAATSTVALADPGMSFTDRAQVISSTPIYEQVNEPHRECWTETVGGEYRSEGRSYGGAILGGLVGGLLGNTVGQGNGRTAAAAVGAVTGAMVGDNISNRDSYGYQPRQVERCRVQNNYRQVVSGYNVVYRYRGRDFTTTLPYDPGNTLNLNVSATVAQNQGNNW; via the coding sequence ATGCATACCCAAAAAATCATTGTATCTGCCCTGCTGCTGGCAGCCACTTCCACGGTTGCGCTGGCCGATCCGGGAATGAGTTTTACCGACCGCGCGCAAGTGATCTCATCCACCCCGATCTATGAGCAGGTAAACGAGCCGCATCGCGAGTGCTGGACAGAAACTGTCGGTGGTGAATACCGCAGTGAAGGCCGCTCATATGGGGGCGCCATACTCGGCGGCCTGGTAGGTGGCTTGCTCGGCAACACGGTGGGTCAAGGGAACGGACGCACTGCCGCTGCGGCAGTCGGCGCGGTTACCGGCGCCATGGTGGGCGACAACATCAGCAACCGTGACAGCTATGGTTACCAGCCACGCCAGGTGGAGCGTTGCCGGGTGCAGAACAACTATCGTCAGGTGGTATCCGGCTACAACGTGGTGTACCGCTATCGCGGCCGCGATTTTACCACTACGCTGCCCTACGACCCAGGCAACACGCTCAATCTCAACGTGAGCGCGACAGTGGCGCAAAACCAGGGCAACAACTGGTAA
- a CDS encoding response regulator, whose product MENTQEHILVVDDDAGLRALLEQYLTGQGYTVTCAADGGKMDEALTRISPDLVILDLMLPGEDGLSIARRLRASTALPIIMLSARGEDIDRIVGLEVGADDYLPKPFNPRELLARIRAVLRRRQATLGAAAAPNNVARFGPFSLDLDAQRLLRDSEEIPITTAEFAILRIFVEHPNRVLTRDGLMDMIKGYERDPFDRSIDVRVTRLRRKIEPDPANPVFIRTVWGQGYLFAPKGAAA is encoded by the coding sequence ATGGAAAATACCCAGGAACACATTCTGGTAGTGGACGACGACGCCGGGCTGCGCGCGCTGCTGGAGCAATATCTTACCGGCCAGGGCTATACGGTAACGTGTGCTGCAGATGGCGGCAAAATGGACGAGGCATTAACCCGGATAAGCCCCGATCTGGTTATCCTCGACCTGATGTTGCCCGGCGAAGATGGACTGTCGATTGCGCGTCGTCTGCGCGCCAGCACGGCGTTGCCCATCATCATGCTGTCAGCGCGGGGCGAGGATATTGATCGTATCGTCGGGCTGGAGGTGGGCGCGGACGATTACCTGCCCAAGCCGTTCAACCCGCGCGAGTTGCTGGCGCGTATTCGTGCGGTGTTGCGCCGCAGGCAGGCGACACTCGGCGCGGCTGCAGCGCCCAACAACGTTGCCCGTTTTGGCCCATTCAGCCTGGATCTGGACGCCCAGCGCCTGTTGCGCGACAGCGAAGAAATACCGATTACCACAGCCGAATTCGCCATTCTGCGTATTTTTGTCGAGCATCCCAACCGGGTGCTGACCCGTGATGGTTTGATGGACATGATCAAAGGCTACGAGCGTGACCCGTTCGACCGCAGCATCGATGTACGCGTCACCCGTCTGCGGCGCAAGATCGAGCCCGACCCTGCCAATCCGGTGTTCATCCGCACGGTGTGGGGACAGGGTTATTTGTTTGCGCCGAAAGGCGCGGCTGCATGA
- a CDS encoding ATP-binding protein: protein MRLWPASLFGRTAAILGLAFLVFQIAALAVVAVTILKPMALRSADDLAALMVLSVQTWVELPPETRPYFEHELAVHHHLLIKRVDAPLAARADSFLNSRYIEQSLTRRTGQDIVLKAGENGWVWAEMRMGGHLIRIGFEQERYGVQPPLAAVGLVSLGALLTWLTAIIMVRRISRTLVRLGAAAGEVGQGQVPQPLPESGSTELASLTRAFNRMANEVQALLANRTTLLAGISHDLRTPIARMRLALAMLPQDADAQLIGQIEHDLEEMNRLIGGFLELSRGLQAEPVQLLDLNVLLDELAGDARRGGGMVEWSAQNICMAAVGPHALRRVVSNLIENALRYGDHQPVTLECVCTAGAAQIRVMDRGPGIPPDQIEAVFRPFHRLETSRNKATGGSGLGLAIARQLAQANHWQLQLLPRAGGGLVAEVRIPLRPPAATSERA, encoded by the coding sequence ATGAGGTTGTGGCCGGCTTCGCTATTTGGACGCACCGCCGCGATCCTCGGGCTGGCCTTTCTGGTCTTTCAGATAGCCGCACTGGCGGTGGTGGCGGTCACTATCCTCAAGCCGATGGCGTTGCGTTCTGCCGATGATCTGGCTGCGTTGATGGTGTTGTCGGTACAGACCTGGGTGGAATTGCCACCGGAAACCCGGCCTTATTTCGAGCATGAGCTCGCCGTGCATCACCATTTGCTCATCAAGCGCGTGGATGCGCCCCTGGCAGCGCGTGCCGACAGTTTTCTCAATAGTCGCTATATCGAACAATCGCTCACCCGGCGTACCGGGCAGGATATTGTGCTCAAGGCCGGCGAAAACGGCTGGGTGTGGGCAGAAATGCGCATGGGCGGACATCTCATCCGCATCGGTTTCGAACAGGAACGCTACGGCGTGCAACCCCCGCTGGCTGCGGTCGGGCTGGTCAGCCTGGGCGCGCTGCTGACCTGGCTGACCGCCATCATCATGGTGCGACGCATCAGCCGTACTCTGGTGCGGCTGGGTGCGGCGGCGGGCGAGGTGGGACAAGGGCAGGTGCCGCAGCCGCTGCCGGAATCCGGCTCCACCGAGCTGGCTTCGCTGACCCGCGCCTTCAACCGCATGGCCAATGAGGTGCAGGCTTTGCTTGCCAATCGCACCACCTTGCTGGCCGGTATCTCACATGACTTGCGCACGCCCATCGCGCGCATGCGACTGGCGCTGGCCATGTTGCCGCAGGACGCTGATGCGCAGCTGATCGGGCAAATCGAGCACGACCTGGAAGAAATGAACCGCCTGATCGGCGGCTTCCTTGAGCTGTCGCGCGGCTTGCAGGCAGAGCCGGTGCAGTTGCTCGACCTGAATGTGCTGCTCGATGAACTGGCCGGGGACGCCCGCCGTGGCGGGGGTATGGTGGAGTGGTCGGCGCAGAACATCTGCATGGCTGCCGTGGGGCCCCACGCTCTGCGCCGGGTGGTGTCGAATCTGATCGAGAACGCGCTGCGCTATGGCGATCACCAGCCGGTCACGCTGGAATGCGTATGCACTGCCGGCGCTGCGCAAATCCGCGTGATGGATCGTGGCCCGGGCATTCCGCCAGACCAGATCGAGGCGGTGTTCCGGCCGTTCCACCGGCTGGAAACATCGCGCAACAAGGCTACCGGTGGCAGCGGGCTAGGGCTGGCAATAGCCCGGCAACTGGCCCAAGCCAATCACTGGCAACTGCAACTGCTGCCGCGCGCGGGCGGCGGCCTGGTTGCCGAGGTGCGTATCCCGCTCCGCCCCCCCGCTGCCACATCGGAGCGGGCATAA
- the glyQ gene encoding glycine--tRNA ligase subunit alpha, translated as MLTFQEIIFTLQQYWAKQGCVLLQPYDMEMGAGTFHTATFLRALGPEPWKAAFVQPSRRPKDGRYGENPNRLQHYYQFQVVLKPSPDNIQELYLDSLRALGVDTGIHDIRFVEDDWESPTLGAWGLGWEVWLNGMEVTQFTYFQEVGGLKCKPVLGEITYGLERLAMYLQGVENVYDLTWTPGVTYGDVYHQNEVEQSKYNFEHSNAQWLFQQFNDFEREAARLMDVGLALPGFEMVMKCSHTFNLLDARGAISVTERAAYIGRVRTLSRKVAQAYHDSRAALDFPMLARN; from the coding sequence ATGCTGACTTTTCAGGAAATCATTTTCACGCTCCAGCAATACTGGGCGAAACAGGGCTGTGTGTTGCTACAGCCTTACGATATGGAAATGGGCGCCGGTACTTTCCACACGGCCACCTTTCTGCGCGCCCTGGGACCGGAACCGTGGAAAGCGGCGTTTGTGCAGCCCTCGCGCCGTCCCAAAGACGGCCGGTATGGTGAAAATCCTAACCGCCTGCAGCATTACTACCAGTTTCAGGTGGTATTAAAGCCGAGCCCTGACAATATCCAGGAACTGTATCTCGACAGTCTGCGCGCGCTCGGTGTGGATACCGGCATCCACGACATCCGTTTCGTCGAGGATGACTGGGAATCGCCCACCCTCGGCGCCTGGGGGTTGGGCTGGGAGGTGTGGCTGAACGGCATGGAGGTCACCCAGTTTACCTATTTCCAGGAAGTGGGCGGGCTGAAGTGCAAGCCGGTTCTGGGGGAAATCACTTATGGTCTGGAACGGCTGGCCATGTATCTGCAAGGCGTGGAAAACGTTTATGACCTGACCTGGACGCCGGGCGTGACTTATGGCGACGTGTACCATCAGAATGAAGTCGAGCAGTCCAAATACAACTTCGAGCATTCCAATGCGCAATGGCTGTTCCAGCAATTTAATGACTTTGAGCGCGAAGCCGCACGCCTGATGGATGTTGGGCTGGCGCTACCGGGCTTCGAGATGGTGATGAAGTGCTCACATACCTTCAATCTGCTTGACGCCCGTGGTGCGATTTCGGTGACCGAACGTGCCGCCTACATTGGCCGCGTGCGCACCCTGTCGCGCAAAGTGGCGCAGGCTTACCATGACTCCCGCGCAGCCCTGGACTTTCCGATGCTGGCCAGGAATTGA